Below is a window of Excalfactoria chinensis isolate bCotChi1 chromosome 9, bCotChi1.hap2, whole genome shotgun sequence DNA.
GGCGCTCAGCGGGTGCTCGAGGCTGCCTCAGGGCTGTCCTCCAGCTCTGGGGAGGCCGTGGTGAGGGACAGCAGGATGCCGCAGCCCACACTGCCCCCATTTCCCTGCCCAGGTGCCGGAGCAGCAAGTGAAGGGAAATGTTTCAGCCCCCACAAGGTCTGTTTAATGGGTACGGGCACACGGTAGGGGAATGCTGGTACCAGGGTGTGACACGGTGGTGGATCTGGGTGGTTTCTGTACCCCCACCTTCCCCAGTTGTGTCTCACCAGCCCTGGGATCTCCCTCCAGTCCTGGCATTTACCCACAGCCAAAGCCACAcaccagaaaagcaaaacaaggaaataagccacactgcagggaggggagggaaggggggaagtGTTCAGGACTCAGAAAATAGACCCAGAATGGCACAGGGCCTCCTCTCCTCGTGCCAGACACCAGGAGTACATTGACCCTATGCTCTCACGTTAGGGGTGGAGGTGTGACTTGGGCAGACAGAGGGGCAAATAGGATGACTAGGCTGTAAATGCCCTCAACCCTGCCCTGGAATAGACTGGGGTAATCTAGGACCCGTCCCTCCCCAGCAGGGTCCATCCAGCTGCACGCCAGGGGACGGCTGAGATTTCTACAAGCTTCACACCAAGCTTGGTTGGCActgccctgctgcccccccGATGCCCTCAGGCCTGGTACAGCGGCACGACGCGGTCAATGGGCCCTCGGCAGATGGGGCAGAGACGAGTAGGCAAGGCCTGGAAGCAGcggaagcagcagcagatgtggcCACAGCCCAGGAGGACGCACTCACGGGGCCGGGTAAGGCAAACCACGCAGGAGTCCTCCAGCCCCTCGTCGCCGTCCTCCTCCACCTCTGGCTCCTTGTCCTGGTGCTTATGGCGGATGGCACGGCACAGGGTGTGCAGGAGGACAGCCAGCCCcaccacagcacacagcataGCTGCACCCTTCCAAAACCCTCTGGCTGACTCCAGCTCGGTCAGCACCGTCTGCCAGTCCCCCAGGCACAAGAAGTACTCGCCCTCTCGCGCTGGTGGCTGGAGGTGGAGGGAGCCATCAGGGTGCAGGGCCAGCTCCCCAATGCCTGTCAGCCCGGCCCCCACCCGCAGCATCTCCTCTGTCTCGAGGATGCCTTTAGGTTTCTCCCCACTCAGGTAGTGGCCCAGCAGGTCACGGAAGCCGTGGGCTGGCTGCTGGAAGCGCTCGTACACCATCTCCAGGGGCAGGCAGACGGCTCGCAGCGGACTCTCCACGCTCACCTGTGTCACCGCTTCAGCATCCGGGGAGGCCAGCAAGAAGGGTACAGTGTAGACCTGCTCTGAGAGCACCCGCTCGCTCTCAGTCCTGCAAATggagagcacagcactgagatgtgCAGAACGTGAAGGAaacctgagctgctggggctgaaCTGAGGGTAAAGACTGGAGTCTCCAAGCAAGCTGCTTTCTGCCTCTCACGTGTCCCCAGAGGTTGGGATCTGGCCCCGATGTCCCCTCTGTTGCTCACCAGCTCCGTGCCAAGCTGTTCCAAATCAGCCGATGCTCTTTCAGAAGCAGCTTCTGGATCACACCCTGCATTCCCTCGTGGTAATGGCTGGACAGCGCAGCCTTGGCTGGCAGCACTATGCCTGGGGACAAACGGATGTATCACAGCCAAAGGACGGGAGCCTGCTCCCTGTCCCCAGCGTGTAGCCATGGGGATGCCTTACCTTCCAGGGCAACGTAAGGCAGGCACCGCCCTTCGGCTGCAGACACCACTGCTGGTAAACTGTCATCAACCTGCAGCTTTGGGGCCTCCTGGAAGAGTAGGGCCGAGCATGAACACAGGCAGTGGGCTGTCAGCAGCGGGTTAGTGTGTGCCATTTGGCGGGATATGAGCTGCCAGGTGCCAGGCATCGTGACACCGATGGAggacacagacagcagcagggtgCACCTCCGGGCTGGATAACGGGGCAGAGACAGCGGGTGGGGGAGGGCACGGTGAGACGGGCTACCTGTATGCGTGCCACCGCTCGGGCCTTCTTCCTGTACAGGTAGTAGAAGAGGCCGGAGAAGGCGAGGCTGGAgcccaggcacagcagctccaCGGGCGTGATGGGCGGCGCATCCATGGCTGGGGCAGGGGCAGCTCTGCAAGGGGAGCACGTGGCTGCGGCGGCGCCGGGGTCGTTCCGTGACCTGTGACCCCGCGGGGTCAGCTCGGCACGCGCCCCGCTGAGCCCTGAGCCCCGCGCCCGGCCCGCggccttccctccctcctcatCCCGCACCCGGTCCCGGCTGTGCACGCAGGGTCACACCGCGGCCCGGCGCTCCTCGGCACACCCGTTGCTCACAACCCGGCTCCAGCTCCCCGGCTCGGCCTCAGCCCCCCCCGatcccgccccgccgccgccgctcaccccggccctgcccggccccgccgccccccgagCAGCCTAAACCCGGACCCGGGCCCGGCCGCGCTGCCCGCTGGGAGCTGTAGTGCGGCCTTCGCGTCGCGGCGGCGGAGGAGGCGGAGGCCGGAACTACGTTTCCCGTCATCCTTCGCGTCGAACTACAGCTCCCGTCGTGCCCGGCGACAGGCCGCGTTGCTCGCCGCGATGCCTACGAGCGCCTACAAGTCCCGGCGGGCGTTGCGCGTCGCGGTGTGCGCCGCCATTTTCCCTCCCGTGGCGGCCGAAGCGCTGCCCCGTTATCCCGCATCGCGGCCCCCATCGAAGGACCCGGAGACGTCGGTGTCGGTGGAAACTGCGTTTAATCGTTCAGTAAAGTCAGCGAGAGCCACCCGAAGGCACCAGTACCCgcggccgggcccggcgggCAGGGATGGGGGAGCCAAGCCGGGGCGGGAGGGAGAGCGAGgacggcggggccgggcggctgCGGCCTCCCGAGGGGCTGCCGGCCCTACCACACCTCACAGTGCTTGCCGGGGTTCATGGGCGAGCCCAGCGGGCAGCCGAAGTGCTGCACGAAGTCCCGCGAGTTGCTGAGGGTGCCGATGACGCGGAACCTGTCCGGGCTGTGCGGGTCCGTCACCAGCCCCTCGTGCGAGCTCTCGGGGGTCCGCACCGAGCACCACACCTGGGGACGGGAACGGCTGTAGGGactggggggggatggggggggaatGACCCCTTGGGGACACAGCGGTGGGGGGCTGCGAAGGGAGCCGTACTTGTGCAAAGCCCACGAAGAAGAGCTGGTGGTTGGTGAGCCCCAGCGCTGGGAGCTGCTTCTCTTCGCCGTTCTTCTGCAGCCAGGATTTGTACGCCTGCGGGATGGACAACGTGGAACCATCAGTGCAGGTTCATGGCTgcaccccccgcccccccccccccccccccggcggGTCCCACTCACGTTGTAGGCCGCCTTCAGCCCGCCGTTGTCGGCGATGTTCTCTCCCAGCGTCTGTCGGCCGTTGACGTTCTCTTGGTGCACGGTGTAGCGGCCGTACTGCTCCGTCATGCAGGCCGTGCGGTTCTTGAAGGCCTCCAGCGAGGAGTTCTGCCACCAGGGCCGCAGGTTGCCTTCCTTGTCGTACTCGCGGCCTGTGGGACCGAGCCGTGGGGCAGCGACCCCAAACTCACTGTGGGGTTCCCCAAACCGAGCACCGTGGGGGCCATGGGGACTTGAGTTCATGCACTGTTGGGGCACGGTGTCCCCCAGCCCCTGCGCTGTGTTTATCCCTGTACAGAGCTATCCCCTGGGACCACAAATTCCCCCATGGCCCCTGCTCATCCCCGCTGGGTCTGGTGAAGGGGCAAAGCAGAGCGGATGTGAGAGGGACCCATCCCaaaaggaggatgaggaggTTGGGGGGCCACGGGCCGGCCCGAGCTGCAGACACCGTGTCCTCACCAAGCGGATGGAGCgaaagctgcacagagaagccGGGGGGAGGTATCGGTAGGTGCCACCTGGGGAGACAGGACATAGAAGGGGAAGCCAGCCAGCCGGGTTGGGGGGTGGCCAGGGCCACGAGCACGCATGATGCAATGGATGGCAAAGCGGCACCCCCTCCCCACACCAAGGGGATGAGTCCGGGAGGGGGATGGGAAGACGATAGGGACTTCTGTTGCTCTCACCTTGGTCATCGAAGGCGTGGGTCAGCTCATGCCCCATCACCACGCCGATACCACCAAAATTGAGGGCTCTATGGGGCCGCAGGAAAGAGGTGAGTGAGTGTAGAAGGGGTGCAGCTGGGCAGCCCCTCCAGCTCATGAGCACcccccagccaggagctgccccTCAGCTCCATATCAGGCTCACTTGGGGTGGTTGCGTGCGTAGAATGGCGCCTGCAGGATGCCAGCGGGGAAGACGATGCCGTTCTTGGTGGGCAGGTAGTAGGCATTGACAGTCTGCGGGGTCATGCTCCACCTGGGGAATGGGAACAGGATGTGTGCCCTCTGCACAGCTCCCCCAGGGCCCTCCTGTGCCACCTCCCTTCTTGGTCCCCCTTGCAAGGGCCTGGCACCCACCCCATGACCAAAGGACCCTGCATCCATCCTGGGGAAAAGCCTGAGTCCCCACAATTATCTGTGCCACCTCATCTCTTGAAGTGCTCTAACACTTGTTCCCACCCTGGTGGGGTCCCCTGTAGGGAAGGGATGCCTAAGTGACCCAGGACCCCTAAGCCACCCCTAAATGACTTGCTGCCACCATGACACCATGAAGGTGCCAGCCTGTGCTCTCTCCTTGAATCCTCCACCCCCATAGCCCTCCATCCCACTTACTGGTCACGGTTGGGAGGTTTCCTCAGCTGGTCAGCCATCACTTTGGCAGAGAAGTTGTAGAAGTTGAGCATGTTCTGGAAGAAGGAGTCCTCTGAGACCTCGTACTGGTGAGGAAGAGGATGGGTGAGGAACGGCTCTCTCTTTCTGTACTGTCCTACCGTGGGTTGCGTGAATGTGTCAGCCCCCTCCCCATGAGCCCCTACCCCATCATAGACATCATCCAGCTCTTTGTTGTCCAGGATGAAGTCTGGGAAGCCGATCATGTCATAGATGGCATCTGCCTGCATGGGGAGAAGTCCTGGTGGTTAGATGGGGCGGGGGGATACCGGAGGGGTCTCCTGAGGATCTCTCACCTTCTCCTTGGCAGCCTGCCTTGTCTTCTCATCCATCCAGTCCAGCTGCTCCAGGGATACCTCAAAGGCTGTCCGGATCTCGCTGATCATCTCCTCTGCCTGGGGATAGGAGGGGATGCTGTGCTCCCCATGCCCCTCATGCAGGGATGGGTTGTGCAGGAGGTGGCCAGGGGTGAGCCCTGCATCCCAACCCCAATACTGGGGGTCCCATTTCAGCGCTCCCCAGGATGTGGGGGAAAGCAGGAGATCTCATGGATG
It encodes the following:
- the LOC140256078 gene encoding mitochondrial ubiquitin ligase activator of nfkb 1-A-like, producing MDAPPITPVELLCLGSSLAFSGLFYYLYRKKARAVARIQEAPKLQVDDSLPAVVSAAEGRCLPYVALEGIVLPAKAALSSHYHEGMQGVIQKLLLKEHRLIWNSLARSWTESERVLSEQVYTVPFLLASPDAEAVTQVSVESPLRAVCLPLEMVYERFQQPAHGFRDLLGHYLSGEKPKGILETEEMLRVGAGLTGIGELALHPDGSLHLQPPAREGEYFLCLGDWQTVLTELESARGFWKGAAMLCAVVGLAVLLHTLCRAIRHKHQDKEPEVEEDGDEGLEDSCVVCLTRPRECVLLGCGHICCCFRCFQALPTRLCPICRGPIDRVVPLYQA